Below is a genomic region from Oryzias melastigma strain HK-1 linkage group LG7, ASM292280v2, whole genome shotgun sequence.
NNNNNNNNNNNNNNNNNNNNNNNNNNNNNNNNNNNNNNNNNNNNNNNNNNNNNNNNNNNNNNNNNNNNNNNNNNNNNNNNNNNNNNNNNNNNNNNNNNNNNNNNNNNNNNNNNNNNNNNNNNNNNNNNNNatccatccatcatccatcatccatccatccatcatccattcatcatccatcatccatccatccatcatccatccatcatccatccatccatccatccatcatccatcatccatccatcatccattcgtCACTCATCATCCAGACAGTGAGCGGTGCAGCAGCATCACGTTCCTCACAGGCCAGAGTTCGGATTGGTCCAATGGCACCGTACATTATGTGTATGTAGGCATCTGTTACTGAGAAATCTTGTTCAGCTCCAAGACAATGTCACCTGAAGGAGAGCCTCCAGCGGGCTGTTGGGGGACGCTGGTGAGAGGAGTTTTGGTCTGCATCATTGTAGGAACGCCTTCAGCTGCTGATCACAGGACCAGATTTGACCAAACTCTAAACCAGAAGGTGAGGTTTTTAAAgtccaaaatgttttccagtttttgtgtttttgcagcctGAGGAgatgctaaatgttttctgctttaacCTAGAAACACACAGGAGCTACCCATCTATCATCACATGACCCTTCAGAGGTCAGGGTCATCTCCCCTCAGCGTGTTGAACTCCTCAGCAGCAGAGTACTTGTCAGCGCCCTGACCGGCGGAGTGGCGGAAGCCGGCTGCGATCTCATCAAAGGTGCGGCCCTTCGTTTCTGGCACCTTGAAGTAGGTGAAGACGAAGAAGCCGAGCAGCAGGAcggtgaagatgatgaagacgTAAGGGCCGCACAGTTGCTGTCACCACAAACACGTTGATTAGCCACTGAAACACGCCGACGTGTGCAAACGGACTCCATCCCTACCTCCACATACTGGAAACACATCCCAACCAAAAAGTTGGCAGACCAGTTAGAAAGTCCTGCCACAGCGATGGCGGCGGGTCGGGGGCCCTGGCTGAAGAGCTCAGCGACGATGAACCAGGGGATGGGGCCCGGCCCGATTTCAAAGAAGGCTACGAAACTGAAGATGGCCACGATGCTGACGTAGGACATCCACCTGAGCTGGTCCTGAGCAGGAAAAAGACTCACTCATCGGCCCTCCACATGGTGGACGGGCGGGAACATCGGACACCTACCAGTAATGCCATGGCAACGGTCAGGAAAACGGCTGACACCGCCATCCCCATCAGACCGATGAGGTGGAGGGGCCTCCTGCCCATGCGCTCCACCACGAACAGCTGCTCAGAAGACACACAACACGTCAGGACGATCCTGGAGCTTTTCTGCTGTTCCTCCACAGCCACTTACAGACACCACGGTGAAAGCTGTGTTGACCACGCCGGCGCCGATGGTCGCATACACCGGCTGGGCCACTCCGGCTCGCTCGAAGATCCCGGTGGAGTAGTAGAACACCTGCACACGACGAGACAGGTGAGGGACAGTGAGGAAGCTGAAATGCTGCAAATGACTCCCAGATTCTTTTCTTCAAActccttttaaccctttaacacctgagacgtcgctggtgacgcttaaacacaaaatctttaacatactggaaCTTCTCtctgataattccagtagaaaaGTGGCTCGTCGTGTTAACAATTTAAtcaagtaaatcaaagaacataagcaCTGGAGCTCCGGTCGTTTGACCCTGGTCGTCTGGACTCACGGCGTTGATTCCTGACAGCTGCTGGGACAGCTGCAGCATGATGGCGACCATCATGGGCTGGCGATAGACGGGGGAGCGGAACAGCTCCGCCATGGTCACCTTCTTCTCCCTCATCATCTTCTGGCTTTCCTCCCTCATCTCCCGGATGTCCTCGTTCACCTCATCGGCGCCTCGCAGCTTCATTAAGACTGGAAGAGAACCACCGCCGTCAGTTTCCAGCGGGACGCCTgaaggagggggcggagcctcctgACTGCGGGCGCTCCTCACCGCTGCAGGCTTTGCTCTCCTCGTTGCAGTTGATCAGGAGATATCTGGGGCTCTCGGGACAGAAGGGCAGCAGAGCACACTGCAGGATGGCTGGCACCAGAGTGAAACCCAAAAGAAGAGGCCACAGAGAGGCGTTCCCCATGATGGATTCCAGCCCGAAAATCTGCACGGAAACACCACAGAAGAAGTCTTAGACAAAGAAACGGCGATGGAAACAAAACCACGGAGGCTGTTGCTGTGGTGCTGGTCTGGTTCATTCTCTTTTCCTCTATTCGTCCTCAGCAGTCTTTTACTTCTGGGtttggttattttagtttggggttggaccttggt
It encodes:
- the LOC112140833 gene encoding solute carrier family 2, facilitated glucose transporter member 1, which codes for MECSGQVTPHLMLAVGTAVIGSLQFGYNTGVINAPQNTIESFYNETWSSRFSEPISQSALTALWSVSVAIFSVGGMLGSFSVGLFVNRFGRRNSMLVANALAFIAAAFMGFSKLAASFEMLIVGRFIVGIYSGLSTGFVPMYVEEISPTSLRGALGTLHQLGVVIGILVAQIFGLESIMGNASLWPLLLGFTLVPAILQCALLPFCPESPRYLLINCNEESKACSVLMKLRGADEVNEDIREMREESQKMMREKKVTMAELFRSPVYRQPMMVAIMLQLSQQLSGINAVFYYSTGIFERAGVAQPVYATIGAGVVNTAFTVVSLFVVERMGRRPLHLIGLMGMAVSAVFLTVAMALLDQLRWMSYVSIVAIFSFVAFFEIGPGPIPWFIVAELFSQGPRPAAIAVAGLSNWSANFLVGMCFQYVEQLCGPYVFIIFTVLLLGFFVFTYFKVPETKGRTFDEIAAGFRHSAGQGADKYSAAEEFNTLRGDDPDL